In Cytophagales bacterium, the sequence GATGCAGTTGATACTGCCATCGGGGCAAGTATCTTTTTCTGCATAATTGATAAATATTGGTCGAGATCCACGACTTTTATCCCGGACAAGCTTACTCACACCCTCCCGGGTAGCTATCCACAGATCTCCCTTACGATCTTCAATTATCTGCCTGACCTTATTATGGATTAAACCATCGTTTACACTATAATTCGTATAATGTAATTTATCAGGGTCATATTTACTGATCCCACCATAAGTACCAAACCAATAGCTTCCTGATCTATCCTCAAAGATTGAAAAAACCATATTATCAGCTAATCCTCCCTTTTCAGAATAAATGGAAAATCGCATGCTTTCAAACTTACAGATCCCGGCTCCGGAAGTACCAAGCCATATATTGCCTTCCCTGTCCTGGAAAATTGATAATATTTCATCACTGCATAATCCTTCAGCGGAGGTAAATTTATTAAACCGGTATTGGCCCCTCCCTTTACTTTGTTCGTAAAGAGTTTCCCGTGACAACATGCACACTCCCCCTCCATCGGTGCTAAACCATAGATTACTACTTTTGTCTTCTATTATAGCCCATATTTTATTATTACTTAGACCATCACGTACAGTAAAGTTGATAAATTGATAATCCGGGTGTTCATTTGGGTTGTATTTGGTAAGGCCACCTCCAAATGAACCAAACCAATAATTGCCTTTACTGTCCTGAATGATAGAGAAAACCGGAAACTTGTTTATTGCTTGTTTTCTGGTAATATTAACAAAACCAATTCTCCTGTAATATTTATAGACGCCATTACCGGTTCCAAATACCAGGTTTCCTTGTTGATCTTTTATTATTGAGAAGATGTTAATACTGTATAGGCCATTTTTTTCATTATAATTATAAAACCTTTTACCGTCAAATTCGCTCACCCCACCACCATCAGTACCAAACCAGAGATGCCCTTTACTGTCTTCACATATCGCCCTGACATTATTATTACATAATCCATCATCTGTAGTAAAATTAATGAACACAGGCGGTAAATTTTCATTATCACTTGCTATCAGCTTGCTTAAGCCTCCACCTGCAGAGCCAAACCACAGATTGCCTTTACGATCTTCCAGAATGACATTGATACTGTTTTTAACTAAACCATCCGTTGTATTATAATTTACGAACTTGATCCCGTCAAATTTGCTTACACCCCCGCCATCAGTTGCAAACCACAGGTATCCTTTATTATCCTGGCAAATAGCATATACACTTGACTGAGACAGACCGTGTTCTACCGAGAAGTTCCGGAAATTGTAGCGCTGAGCTTTTAATTTCACCCCGTTAGATAAGATTAATATCAACAATACAATAATATAATAATAGTGCGAAAAACTATTAACCCACTTCGCTTTCAAAAATAAATATCTCACGGGGTGAAGATTGAATCCCGATAAAATCGGGAGAAAATTGAAGATTAATAATATGGAAACGAATTTCTTCATTGCTGCATGAATGTACAATAGTATTATTTGGTGTAATTGGCAAATAAATATGCGTAAAGCTATTTAAAAAAGTTGACTTTTTTGGTGTTTATTAGCTTTTTTTATTTAGAATAATAATATCTGATTAACCGATAACCAATAAACCGGAATTTTCATATATTTACCCCGTTAAATCTTTACCCTTCGGGATCCAAGTAAAAAGTAAAAAGTAAAAAGTAAAAAGGAAAAAGGAAAAAGTGAAGAATAATACTTTTTAATTTCTAATTTTTACTTTTAAATTTTTAATTTTTAATTGTTCATTGCCCTAAACACGTCACTTCAAAATGTTCAATAAATTTACTCTAAATATTTTTTTAATACTCGCCCTGATCGTTCTTCTCGGATGGTTGTTTTCTAATATAGTCATATACTTTGTAGTATCTATCATTTTAGCTACCATTTTAAGGCCCCTCACTGAACGGATAAGCCAGATACAAATTTTTAGAGTAAGGTTTCCAAGGGCATTGGCTGTACTATTATCATTTTTAGTGTTTGTATTTGTGGTAGGGCTCTTTGTGCTGTTATTTGTTCCTCTTGTCTCTGAACAGGTACAAATCATCGTTAATATTGATTTTGACAGATTGACCGAAACTATTCTTATTCCGGTCAAAGCAGTTGAAGATTATTTAATTCAATACCGGATCATTGAAGGTGAACAAGGATTTCTTGACAACATCCGCGAAACTATAATTTCATTGGTACGCAGCCTGGATTTTAGCGAGATATTAAATTTCATATTCAGCTTTACCGGCAATCTCTTCGTAACTGTTTTAGCTGTATCTTTTATAACCTTTTTCCTTGCCTATCAAAAAGGACTTCTTCGCGATTTATTCCTTGCTATGGTACCAAACCAATATTTTGAACTTACTATTAGCGCCCTGAACAAAATAGATAAATTGCTTACGAATTATTTGCTCGGATTGTTGTCCCAGATGTTTGCCGTATTCACCATAGCCGCTTTGGGCCTTACTATAGTGGGGGTAAAATATGCAGTCACTATTGCGGTATTTGCCGCCATTGTGAACTTGATCCCATATATTGGGCCCTTATTAGGAGCATTATTTGGGATCATTGTAGGCCTTTCAACTTTATCCTTTGCAAATTTTGGGAACGAATACTGGGTATTGATCCTGAAAATCGTATCCGTATTTGCTGCCGTTCAGATCACTGACAATATCATTTTTCAGCCTGTTATCTTTTCAAAAAGTGTAAAGGCACATCCTTTGGAGATTTTTGTAGTGATCTTTGCCGGAGCAGCACTGGCAGGTCCTGTTGGCATGATCGCTGCAATTCCTGTTTATACTATATTGAGGGTAACGGTTGTTGAATTATGGAAAGGGTACGAGAGTTATAGTATTTTTAAGAAAAGTAAAAAGTAAAAAGTAAAAAGTTAATAGCAGTTAAAAACGGTTAAAAATGGTTGCAATGGAAATCCCATTTCAAAAAGTAACCGGTATTAACCGATATTAACTGAATTATTGTTTAAATACTCAACATAAATGTTGAGGTACAATAACTCAACAACTTAACAACTTAACTTTCATGGCATTAAAATGTGGAATAGTCGGACTACCAAACGTGGGTAAATCAACCTTATTTAATGCTTTATGCAGTACAAAAGCAGAAGCATCAAACTTTCCTTTCTGTACCATAGAGCCTAATTTGGGCATAGTGGCAGTACCTGACCAGCGGCTTGATGTTTTAAATGATCTGGTAAAACCCAAAAAAACAACGCCCACCACAATTGAATTTGTAGATATAGCAGGCCTCGTAAAAGGCGCCAGCAAAGGAGAAGGATTGGGTAATCAATTTCTCGGCAATATTCGAGAAGTTGATGCCGTCATTCATGTACTCAGATGTTTCGAAGATCAAAATATAGCGCACGTTTCCGGCAATATTGACCCTGTGGCAGATAAAGAGGTGGTTGATACTGAACTTATGTTAAAGGACCTGGAAACAGTTGATAAAAGGATAAATAAAACAGAAAAAACCGTTAAAAGCGGAGATTCGGAAGCCAGGAACAATCTTGAAGTCTTATTAAAATACAAATTGCACCTTGAAGCTGGAAAACCTGCACGAAGCATTAGCCTGGATAAGCAAGCAAGGCAAGCTGTTGATGATCTTTTTTTACTTACTGAAAAGCCGGTAATCTATGCTGCTAATGTAGACGAACAGACCATCATTAATGGTAACCAATATGTTAAAACACTGCAGGAAGCCGTAAAAAGAAGTAGCAGTAGCAGTTCGCCCTCCGTCCCTGATAGCAGTGAAAGTATAATAACAATCTGCGCATCTATTGAAGCCCAGATCGCTGAATTAAGTGATGAAGAAGAAAGAAAGATGTTTTTAAAAGAATATGGACTGGAAGAATCGGGTTTATCAAGACTGATCAGGGCTTCTTATAAATTGCTGGACCTGGCAACATTTTTTACTGCTGGTGAAAAAGAAGTTCGTGCCTGGACTATCAATAGAGGCAGTAAAGCACCACAAGCTGCAGGCGTCATTCACAGCGATTTTGAAAAAGGATTTATTAAGGCTGAAGTTATTAAATTTGGCGATTTTCAGCAATATAAAAGCGAATTAGCATGTAAAGAAGTCGGTAAAATGGCTATTGAAGGGAAAGATTATGTAGTGGAGGATGGGGATATTATATTGTTTAAATTTAATGTATAAAATGAAATAAAGTTCAGAGTTTAGAGTTTCAAGTTTCATGAATGAGTCCACTCTAATAAGTCCAAAAAATAAAAATGCCACCAAATCACCAAAGCACTAAATCCCACAAAACCCTGAAAATCAATTAGTTAATTTTTAGTGGGATTTTGTGTTTTTGTGCTTTTGTGGCAAAAAAGACTTTTTAGAGTGAACTCACGAATTAATTAACGGAATTATGCGATTATTTTTTAAGCTTTTAGCTAAAATAAATAAGATAATACTGCCAAAGTACGTTCACAAAGACCTGAATAAGCTAAGTACGTTTGATAAGATAATAATTGGGTTTAAGTATTGGGTGAGGATGAATGCAATGAAATAAAATGGGCATTATAACCCCATGGGAGTCCCACTTCCCGTGGGGCTCCCAATAGGGGATTATGGCAATCTTCATTCGGAGCCCCACTTGGAGTGGGACTCCGATGTACGGAAATGACCATAATCCTCCCCATTTTCATGCATTATATAATGAATACCATGCAATGATAGAAATAGAAACAGGAGAAATTTTAGCCGGTAGTCTTCCATCAAAACAACATAAATATATACAGGTATGGGCAGATATTCATAAAGAGGAATTATTAAAAAATTTTTTGGATTTGAGAGCTGAAATTCAAACATATAAAAAGATCCAACCTTTGATATGAAATGGATAACTAAAATATTAAATGTATCACCTTACGCGATTAAATGTAAGTGGAATGATAATAAAATCAGAACCGTTGATTTAGAAGATTTTATTAAAAACAAAGCTAAGAATCCTCAAAGTAGTTATTATCAACTTTTAGATAAAAAAAGATTTTGTGAAGTTAAATGTGATGGAATTACTTTGTATTGGGAAAATGGAATTAAAATGAAAGATTTAGACGGAAAAACCAAGCCTGCATCCCTTGATATTGACCCAAATGTGGTTTATCAATTGACAGTTGAACCTGCAAAAGAAATAGGCAGTTGACAATTGACAATTGACAATACTGCCCACTGCCTACTGCCGACTGCCGACTGCCAACTGCCTTAACTGCCAACTGCCGCTGCCTACTGCCTTCACTCCCCCTTATAATCCCTTGAAACATACCCTAATAAAAGGTCGGCATGGGTACCGATTGGTCTGTAATAAACCAGGATATCATAAATATTTTCTGTACTATAATAACTTCCTTCAAACCAGGTTTCATCTAAGCGGTGTCGGGTGTTTCCACCAGGTATAGTGGAAGGAAGTGTCTCGAAAAGTTTGATCACATATTTATAATTATAATACCCCTGTTTTAAGAAGGCCTGCCCTGTGTATTTCATCGTTTCAGGGTAATAAATCATCTGAAAGTCATTGTTTAATTTCCAGTCTGACAAGCCACCAAAAATGTAAACATTGCCATTCGCTTCTTCAGGAGAATGTAATATAAAATTCACGTAAACGTAATCTGCATCGGTTGCCGGGTTTCCAGGTTCATAAACGTCAATAATGTATTTACCGTTTATGTCAATTTCTTCACTATACACTTCATTACTTCTGGATTTACTAGTTAGCAGCGTTACAAGATTTTTTTCATCCGTAATATCTATTTTTTTCAAATTACGACCTAAAAACCGGATGCTTCTGATATCAAAAAACCTGTGCTCATTTCCTCCTTCAAAGTTGTTTTCAAGATCAAAGAAATTATATTCCAATAGTTTTTGTTCTTCTCTGACGTAGTTGGGTTTGAGGTTATAAATGGCATTATCCCAGCGATGGTTCTGCCTGACGACTACTTTTATTTGTTCCCTGGGATCAATGATCTCATAATTCTGGTAACTTATATTAAAGTTTACCTGTTGCATGGAATTTCTTTCTGCGATCCCGGTTGAAAAACCAATTTCAGGCACTATTCTTATTTTATTTTGATACACCATGAATCTCCTTGAAATGATCAGATCGTGCTCATCATCTTCTCTATAGATCAATAAGACATAATTGCCGGGTAGCTTTACTTTAGGCAGCTCAAATTTATAATGAATATATTGTACCTTGGTATTAATTGATAATTGGTAATCTTCAATGAAAAATTGGTTATAGTCATAAAGATACTCCATTTCATTGAGCAGCGAAACAGACCAATCTATGTTACAATGTATGATCTTTGCTTTGTAGTTATAATAGTCGTTATCCAATTCATCAAATTCTAATATTAAAGGTATATTTTGATCTATCGGACTCAATGGCGGGTCCAAAACATCATTTGGGGTATCGTAAAAGGGATAAAAAAGTACGGTTTTGATATTGTTTTCATAGATATGATCATCTGTACGGATTCGTTTTTCTTTATAATAGGGTAGTTCAGTATCAGTAGCGCTTATTTGCTGGCTGAAAGGTACGCAGGAGGGAAGAAGGAAGCAAAAGCAGAGTAATACGGTATCATTGTTACAGTGTATCATTGTTTCATTACTCGAAACTCGAAATTCGAAATTCGAAACTCGAAACTCGAAACTCGAAATTACAGTGAATACAAAGTACATGGCACATAGCGTTAGACACACTGCACTTTACTCACAAGTTTTTTTTGAAATCTAATGATATTACAAATTTAAGAAAAAAATATAAAGTTCAAACTTTTTTAAATATATCTAACGGGGTAAACAGATATTACATACTTTTGCCTTATGAAAATTATTATTGCAGGGGCCGGTGATGTAGGTACTCATCTTGCAAAACTGTTGAGTGGCGAGAAACACGATATTGTTGTGATTGATCCGGATGTTGATTTGCTTAAACAGGTAGAATCTCATACCGATCTTTTAACAATTGAAGGTTCTTCTACTTCTATCCATATTTTGAAAGAAGCGAATGTAAAAAATGCAGACCTGGTGATAGCTGTTACTAATTCCCAGGCTGTAAATACGTTAACGGCAATACTGGCGAAAAACCTTGGTGCAAAAAAAACCATATCAAGGATCCATCATTCAGAATACCTGGACCGAAAAGATACGGAAGCATTTAAAAATCTGGGCATTGATCACATGATCTACCCCGAAGAGTTGGCTGCATCGGAAATAACAGGGTTGCTTAAAGAGACTGAAGCAACCGATGTTTTTGAATTTTCAGGAGGAAAATTGGTAATGCTGGTGTTAAAATTAGAAGAAAATACCCCTATTATAGATATGACATTACGCCAGATAGCGCTGGAAAATCCACATTTGAATTTCAGGGCTGTGGCAATACACCGCGATTCACAAACAATTATTCCTACCGGTATTGAAAAGTTTTTAGCAGGTGACCTTGTTTGTGTGCTCACACATCCGAAAGGGATTGAAAAAATAAAAGACTATATAGGCAAAAGAAAAAAAATGAAGATGCAAAATATTATGATCCTGGGCGGAAGCAGGATCGGAATAAAGACAGCAAAGAAGCTTGAGGGACATGGAAACATAAAATTAATTGAGATGAATAAAGAAAAAAGTTTTGAATTGGCAGATAAGCTAAAAAATACCCTGGTAATCAATGGCGATGGCAGAAATGCTGAATTGATCACTGAAGAAGGTATTAATAATATGGATGCCTTTATTTCAGTTACCGGGAATTCCGAAACAAACATTCTCTCTTGTGTGTTGGCTAAAAAATATGGCGTAAAAAAAACCATAGCGCTGATAGAAAATATTGACTACATAGACATTGCTCAAAAGATGGGTGTCGATACTTTGATTAATAAAAAAATGATCACTGCAAGCCATATATTTCAATATACGATGAAGGCCGAAGTAAAAGAATTAAAATACCTGCACGGTATAAATGCAGAAGTATTGGAATTTGTTGCAAAACCCGGTTCCAAAGTTACAAAAGTTCCTATCAGGGAGTTAGAAGTTCCCGAAGGTGCGATCATAGGTGGTATCGTAAGGGGAGATGAAGGTTTTATAGCAATGGGAAGTACGAAAATAGAGGAAAATGACATGGTAGT encodes:
- a CDS encoding DUF2442 domain-containing protein, whose product is MKWITKILNVSPYAIKCKWNDNKIRTVDLEDFIKNKAKNPQSSYYQLLDKKRFCEVKCDGITLYWENGIKMKDLDGKTKPASLDIDPNVVYQLTVEPAKEIGS
- a CDS encoding AI-2E family transporter, which codes for MFNKFTLNIFLILALIVLLGWLFSNIVIYFVVSIILATILRPLTERISQIQIFRVRFPRALAVLLSFLVFVFVVGLFVLLFVPLVSEQVQIIVNIDFDRLTETILIPVKAVEDYLIQYRIIEGEQGFLDNIRETIISLVRSLDFSEILNFIFSFTGNLFVTVLAVSFITFFLAYQKGLLRDLFLAMVPNQYFELTISALNKIDKLLTNYLLGLLSQMFAVFTIAALGLTIVGVKYAVTIAVFAAIVNLIPYIGPLLGALFGIIVGLSTLSFANFGNEYWVLILKIVSVFAAVQITDNIIFQPVIFSKSVKAHPLEIFVVIFAGAALAGPVGMIAAIPVYTILRVTVVELWKGYESYSIFKKSKK
- the ychF gene encoding redox-regulated ATPase YchF, translated to MALKCGIVGLPNVGKSTLFNALCSTKAEASNFPFCTIEPNLGIVAVPDQRLDVLNDLVKPKKTTPTTIEFVDIAGLVKGASKGEGLGNQFLGNIREVDAVIHVLRCFEDQNIAHVSGNIDPVADKEVVDTELMLKDLETVDKRINKTEKTVKSGDSEARNNLEVLLKYKLHLEAGKPARSISLDKQARQAVDDLFLLTEKPVIYAANVDEQTIINGNQYVKTLQEAVKRSSSSSSPSVPDSSESIITICASIEAQIAELSDEEERKMFLKEYGLEESGLSRLIRASYKLLDLATFFTAGEKEVRAWTINRGSKAPQAAGVIHSDFEKGFIKAEVIKFGDFQQYKSELACKEVGKMAIEGKDYVVEDGDIILFKFNV
- the trkA gene encoding Trk system potassium transporter TrkA, with the protein product MKIIIAGAGDVGTHLAKLLSGEKHDIVVIDPDVDLLKQVESHTDLLTIEGSSTSIHILKEANVKNADLVIAVTNSQAVNTLTAILAKNLGAKKTISRIHHSEYLDRKDTEAFKNLGIDHMIYPEELAASEITGLLKETEATDVFEFSGGKLVMLVLKLEENTPIIDMTLRQIALENPHLNFRAVAIHRDSQTIIPTGIEKFLAGDLVCVLTHPKGIEKIKDYIGKRKKMKMQNIMILGGSRIGIKTAKKLEGHGNIKLIEMNKEKSFELADKLKNTLVINGDGRNAELITEEGINNMDAFISVTGNSETNILSCVLAKKYGVKKTIALIENIDYIDIAQKMGVDTLINKKMITASHIFQYTMKAEVKELKYLHGINAEVLEFVAKPGSKVTKVPIRELEVPEGAIIGGIVRGDEGFIAMGSTKIEENDMVVVFSLPDAVHKIEQYFN
- a CDS encoding DUF5103 domain-containing protein — its product is MYFVFTVISSFEFRVSNFEFRVSSNETMIHCNNDTVLLCFCFLLPSCVPFSQQISATDTELPYYKEKRIRTDDHIYENNIKTVLFYPFYDTPNDVLDPPLSPIDQNIPLILEFDELDNDYYNYKAKIIHCNIDWSVSLLNEMEYLYDYNQFFIEDYQLSINTKVQYIHYKFELPKVKLPGNYVLLIYREDDEHDLIISRRFMVYQNKIRIVPEIGFSTGIAERNSMQQVNFNISYQNYEIIDPREQIKVVVRQNHRWDNAIYNLKPNYVREEQKLLEYNFFDLENNFEGGNEHRFFDIRSIRFLGRNLKKIDITDEKNLVTLLTSKSRSNEVYSEEIDINGKYIIDVYEPGNPATDADYVYVNFILHSPEEANGNVYIFGGLSDWKLNNDFQMIYYPETMKYTGQAFLKQGYYNYKYVIKLFETLPSTIPGGNTRHRLDETWFEGSYYSTENIYDILVYYRPIGTHADLLLGYVSRDYKGE
- a CDS encoding DUF4160 domain-containing protein, with the protein product MYGNDHNPPHFHALYNEYHAMIEIETGEILAGSLPSKQHKYIQVWADIHKEELLKNFLDLRAEIQTYKKIQPLI